A genomic stretch from Planctomycetota bacterium includes:
- the hisH gene encoding imidazole glycerol phosphate synthase subunit HisH has translation MIAIVDYGLGNLKSVKSACDRLGVEAAVTSDAAAILGADGVIFPGVGAFQRAMQNLGTLGLVEPLRQVAASGTPFLGICLGLQLLFAESSEHGQHEGLGIIPGRVVRFEAGDLKVPHMGWNQVRQERPSPLFEGIRDETFFYFAHSYYAQPADSAVVIGSTQYGVRYASAVRQGSVFATQFHPEKSGPTGLRMLENFCGLCAKL, from the coding sequence GTGATAGCGATTGTTGACTACGGCCTGGGCAACCTGAAGAGCGTGAAGAGCGCGTGCGACCGCCTCGGCGTCGAGGCCGCCGTCACCTCCGACGCCGCGGCCATTCTGGGGGCCGACGGGGTGATCTTCCCCGGCGTCGGAGCCTTCCAGAGGGCCATGCAGAACCTGGGCACGCTGGGGCTGGTCGAACCGCTGCGGCAGGTGGCCGCCTCGGGCACGCCGTTCCTCGGCATCTGCCTGGGGCTTCAACTCCTCTTCGCCGAAAGCTCCGAGCACGGCCAGCATGAGGGGCTGGGCATCATCCCCGGCAGAGTCGTGCGCTTCGAGGCCGGCGACCTCAAGGTGCCGCACATGGGCTGGAACCAGGTGCGGCAGGAGCGCCCATCGCCGCTCTTCGAGGGCATTCGCGACGAGACGTTCTTCTACTTCGCCCATTCGTACTACGCGCAGCCGGCCGATTCGGCCGTCGTCATCGGCTCGACCCAGTACGGCGTGCGCTACGCCTCGGCCGTGCGGCAGGGCAGCGTGTTCGCCACCCAGTTCCACCCCGAGAAATCGGGGCCGACGGGGCTGAGGATGCTGGAGAATTTCTGCGGGTTGTGTGCGAAGCTCTAG